AGGTGAGGCCGGCCTGCAAATGGCGACTTCCTGCGCTTCCGGTGCTCACGTACTTCAAGTACGCTCCTGCTCCGGTTCTCGGAAGCCACCATTTTCGGCTCGGCCTGACCTGAATCTCGGCATATCCTTGCAATCGTTAGGACTTTAGGATTTTTGATGACTGGATCGACTTCAGCGGGGACCCGCCTCTGGACCCCGGACGGCTTTCGCGAGGACGAGTGGACGCACGCCGAAAGCGCCGAGGCGCTTGCCGGCAATGGCCGTTTCATCCTGCCGCTGCAGGCTTTTCTCGGGCTGGATGAAGAGGTCCGCAAGTCAGCCAAGGAGCGTCTCGGCGTGCTGCTGCAGCCCGGCGACGAGCTCGACAAGATAACCGGCCTGCTTGACCAGCTGTCGCTGGTCGCGCTCGCCTTCCCGGCCTTCAATGACGGCCGCTCGTTTTCCAAGGGCGAGTTGCTGCGCGCCCGGCATCATTTCAAGGGCACGG
This region of Mesorhizobium sp. M2A.F.Ca.ET.046.03.2.1 genomic DNA includes:
- a CDS encoding DUF934 domain-containing protein, which codes for MTGSTSAGTRLWTPDGFREDEWTHAESAEALAGNGRFILPLQAFLGLDEEVRKSAKERLGVLLQPGDELDKITGLLDQLSLVALAFPAFNDGRSFSKGELLRARHHFKGTVRATGQVLVDQLPHMLRLGFDEFEVSNPVLLKRLEEGRTGGLPVYYQPAVEPEPKGPKYSWRRKRAGSE